TCCACAGTCAACAGTCAAAAGCAGAACTCTTTAATTTGGAATTAATTAATACCTACTTCCAAATTAATTACGAATTACAAATTATGTTCAACTTTTTTAACTCACGAAAAAAATACCCTTGTACTTTACAGTTTAGTGAAGAAGATTGTGGAGCCGCTTGTCTAGTTTCTATTTCTCGGCATTATGGACACTTTTTGAGTATGAATAAAAGTCGAGAAGCAGTAGGAACTGGACAATTAGGTACAACCTTATTAGGCTTGAAACGTGGATTTGAGAATTTAGGTTTTAATGCTAGAGCCGTTAAAGCTTCACCAGCAATTTTAGACAGAATTAAAGAAATTAAATTACCTGCTATCATTCATTGGCGTGGCTATCATTGGGTAGTTTTACACGACAAACGAGGCAAAAAATACGTAATTGCTGACCCAGCCGTAGGTATTCGTTATATCGACAAAGATGAGTTATCTAGAGCTTGGAATGGGGTCATGCTCTTGCTAGAGCCAGACCCGCACCGTTTTGGTCAACAGCCGCAAGAGAAACCCCAAGCAGGTTTTGTGCGCTTTCTCCAGCGCATTTTGCCTTATCGTGGGTTACTTTCTCAGGTTTTGATGATCAACATAGTCTTGGGTGTACTAGCTTTAGGTACTCCTGTTCTTATTCAACTACTAACAGATGATGTTTTAGTTCGCGGAGATACTGATTTATTAACTGTTGTAGTTATAGCCGTTGTAGTTATGACTGTATTTAGTAGCACTCTGCAAATTTTAGAATCAACAATGATTGCTCACTTTGGTCAAAGACTACAATTAGGCTTAGTTTTAGAGTTTGGACGCAAAATACTCCAGTTACCCTTAACTTATTACGAAGCTCGCCGCAGTGGAGAAATTACTAGCCGCCTGAGAGATATTAATGAAATCAATCAATTAGTATCGCAATTTGTAGTGCTGTTACCTAGCCAATTTTTTATTGCTATTATTTCCTTTTTCCTGATGCTGTTTTATAGTTGGCAGCTTGCATTAACGGTAATTGCTATTGGTGCATTGATGAGTTTGTCTACCTTGCCCTTTTTACCAGTTTTGCAACAGAAAACGCGCAATATTTTAGTTTTAGGAGCAGAAAATCAAGGGGTTTTAGTAGAAACATTTAAAGGCGCTCAGGTACTCAAGACGACAAATGCAGCCCCTCAATTCTGGGATGAGTTTCAAAGCCGCTTTGGTCGTTTAGCTAATCTAACTTTCAGCACTATTCAAATTGGCATTATTAATAATACTATGGCTAGATTTTTATCTAGTATTGGTGGTGTAGTTTTATTAGGTCTAGGTAGTATTTTGGTCATGGAAGGGAATTTAAGCATTGGTCAAATGTTGGCAATTAATACGCTACAAATTAACGTCTTGACTTTGATTAGTTCCCTGGTTGGTTTAATAGATGAATATTTCCGTTCCCAAACGGCTATTTCCCGCCTTTTAGAAGTGATTGATGCGACTTCAGAAATGGGTGAGACAGCACAAAAACCAATTGCTCAAATATCTAGTGATGCAGATATTCGTTTTTCTCATGTCAACTTTCATCATCCTGGGAGAGTTGATTTATTGGAAGATTTTTCTCTCAAGCTACCTGGAGGAAAGACTATTGCTGTGATTGGTAAATCAGGTTGTGGTAAAAGTTCTTTGGCAAAGCTGATAGCAGGTTTATATCAACCAAATTCCGGTAATATTCGCATTGGTTTCTATAATATTCAAGACCTTGACCTAAATTGTTTGCGACAGCAAGTAGTTTATGTACCTCAAGAACCTCACTTTTGGAGTCGTTCAATTTTAGAAAACTTTCGTTTAGGAACGCCTCATATTCTTTTTGAAGAAGTTGTCAAGGCTTGTCATATTGCTGATGCTGATAGTTTTATTAGCCAACTACCTAATAACTATCAAACAGTATTAGGTGAGTTTGGTGCTAATCTCTCTGGTGGACAGAAACAGAGACTAGCGATCGCCCGAGGAATCCTGACTGATCCACCCGTACTAATTTTAGATGAAGCAACGGCTGGACTTGACCCAGTAAGTGAGGGTCTTGTATTAGATAGGCTTTTAGAATCACGCCAAGGTAAAACCACAATTCTCATCACCCATCGTCCTAGCGTTGTCAATCGTGCTGATTGGATAGTTTTTATCGAGCAAGGTAAAGTACAACTACAAGGTTCGTTAAATGATTTCCTCTCACAACAAGGAGAACATTTAAAGTTTTTATCAGTTTGATATTTAAAAATAACCAGTCTCACTATTAACTATTTCCCGGATTTATTCACTAAGTCCGGGAATTTTATATTTACTCATACAAATTAATATATTTTATTACTAAGAAATGATATTATCATTCTAATTAATAAATTAAATAGCTAATTAAATACAGCATTTGATATGGTTGTCACGAATATTCATTGACCAAAGGAAATAAATTCATTTAATTATTTTCCGACTTTAGATTAATTTAAAAAAATCATGAGTTGTTGATAATAAAAACATAGGTGAATGACACACCTATAAACGTAAGTGAGGTAATTAATTATGTCGATTCAAATGAGTACATCCGCTTTGTTGACAGAATTATCTGCACAAGAACAACAACTTCTATCTGGTGGATTCGGCTCTAGTGGTGGAGGCTCATCCAGTGGAGGTTCTTCTAGTGGAGGATATGACGATACAGGCTCTACTGATGAAGGTGATAGTAGTGGAGGTGATGTCGGTTTCTACACAGGCAATAGACGTTTTCTAGTTACAACTAGAAGCATCATTAGCATTCGGAGATTACCGCAGTAATTTGCCATTAATGGAGGAGCAACCGACTAAAGGGACTTACACAAAATCAATTAGATTTTGTGTGAATTAGTGCAGTTTCTTAGAATCTCCTTCTATGATCAACTACATAGAGCTAGAAAAGAAAGTTTCAACAAAAATATTTTCTTTTCTGCTCATTCCTTCATAAATCCAAACTTTTGTGCATAGACGTTACCCAAAATTTCAAATATTGCACCAGGAATCTAAATACATAGCACATACAGCAATCTGATTTTAAAAACGGAGGTAAATATGTCAGCAATAACAAATACATCAGAGTTGTTAGTTGATTTATCCATAGAAGATCAACAACTTTTATCTGGGGGAAGAAGGTATGACGATGATGATAGCTCTGATGGTGGTTATGATGATCATGAGGATCATCATGATCATCGCAGATGTTATTGGAAGAAAGTATGTTACCGCAGATGAAGGTCGTTGCTAATTCAGTCAAGCCGATAGGTAATTAGTTGAGTGCTTGAAGCTTTGCAAGTACTGCTAAGAAAAAGCTCCCACAACTCACATAAAATCTAATTTTCCCTAACTGAAATACAAGAAACGGAGGTAGATATGTCAGCATTAACAAAAACATCCGACTTGCTCAAGGATTTATCTGTGGAAGAACAGATGAAATCTGATTCTGAGTCTGTTGTGGAATTATCTACAACAGAACAAGAACTCCTAGCTGGCGGCTGGGGCGGCTGGGGCTGCCGTGGAGGCGGCTGGGGCGGCGGTGGCTGGGGCGGCTGGAACCGTGGCTGGGGCTGGAACGGCGGTTGGGGTCGTCGCTGGTAGTAATTATTTCCATAGAAAACTACGCCTCTAATTTTGCCTCATCGCTTACCATCAACCGCTCTCTAATCCAATCTTGTAAAAGGGGATTAACTAATTCAGGGGCTTCATCCTGGGGGCAATGCCCTACCCCTTCTAAAGGTATAAACTTGAGTACTTGAGGATAGTCGGCTAACTTGCGTCCCAAGTCTACAGGTTCCCAAGGGTCTTTTGCACCCCAGATGATAATTGCTGGACAAGGTAACACAGGTAACAGGTCTTCTGGGAGGGGGCCTGAAGAATAAGAAGTAAATGCTAGAAACACAGCCACAGCACCAGGATCACTCGCTGGTGCTGTTAATATATCTACTAGCTCCTCTGTTACCGCCTCGCTATTAATATAAGCTTGCAGGAGAATCTTGCGGACTGTTTTTGGTTGAGCAATTTGCCGGAAAAAGAACTGACCAATTGGTTTTACAGATAGTACACGTTGTAGCAACGGCGCACCATAACGACGTGACCAAGGTAGAGTTTCCCGTTTGCGATCGTGTAATAATCGCAGAGAACAGTTAAGTAAGGCAACACTTAAACCAATCTCTGGGTTACTGACTACTGCCTGCATGACTACAATACAGCCAATAGAATTTCCTACTAAGAAAGCAGGCTCACCTACTACTTCCCGACAAAAATCGGCTACTTGCTGTCCCCACGTTTCTAATGTGTATGTGATTTCTGTATCTGGTTGAGGTTTGGCTGAACCACCAAAACCAATTAAATCTATTGCATAAACGCGACAATTTTGTGCTAATACAGGTATATTTTTTCTCCAATGCGACCAAGAAGCGCCAAAGCCATGTACTAATACAACAGCAGGCCCAGACGTTCCTTGAGTTTGATAGCAAATAGGAAAGCCTCGCCAAATCCAGGTTTTTGCAGAAGTAGAAATACTCATAAGAATTTAAGAATATTTAAAGTCAATAGTTATTAGTCAATAGTCTATTATCTATTAAACTTTTATTTGCTCAATTTTATTTTTTTATACTGATCATTTTAGTCCTTTTTATTATAAATAAGTGAAGATGAAATCAGTAAGTATTTATTCTCTCAAAAACAGATAGCGAGCGCTTGTTTGCCCCATTTATCTATAGGTAGGATTATTAACTTTTATGCTAGTATTTAACTTCTAGTCAAAAAAATGATATCAGGGAAAAACAAAAAACCCAGCTTATTAGAAAAACTGGGTATGTAAATAGAACTATAATCAAACTTTACAGCCAGTCTCGATAGGCAGAAATTTCATTCACGCTGATTTCTAACGGCCCGCCTTTACCAAAAGGTGGATAGACGCGGATTTTGGCATTTTTAGTAAACCTCTCTAAGCGATTCCCCAATTGAGGGATATTGCTGACTATATGCCAATAAGAGACGATATCTGGACAGTCTACTATTAACATGACGATCGCATCTTTTTTGGTAAGATACCACTGGCAGTTATTCAGTAGTGCTTGGGTAATGCGATCGCAAGCTAGATAGAAGCACCTCCCAATAGACTGTTCTAGTTCCAGATGCAGCATTCCATCCTCTTTTGACACCACACTAGGCGGTAAATCATCGGGTGGAAGCAGATTCAGTTTAGACATAATTTTGTACCTCTTGGTTGTAGCGCTGCAAGCTTTCCTGATTTTTTTGCAGAGAAAAAGATGAGGGTTTGAGCGCTAATGTACCTAGATCCAATTCGTCTTGAAATTTCTTGATTTTGTCTCGACAAGTAGCAACGTCACCAATGATAGAATTTTCCAGCAAGTAGTCTTCGTCAAAACAAATATTGGTGCGGTCAAATGGCTGATGACCACTAGCACTATTCTGCATTACTTGGGCTGAATTGGCTTGCATTTTTTGGCTAAAATACCTAATAAAAGGTAAAGCCTCGCTCACTGCTTCGTCGCAAGTTTTGCCTACATAAAAGAAGCGTGCTAAAACAAATTTTTCCCCACCACTAGAATTTAAGGCGCGATAGGTATTAACCGTCTTTTTTAATCGTTCTAAAGCAAACGGTGGCCCACCCATCAAAGCAAAGGAGTGTTTAGCAGCAAATTCGATACCTGCATCATCACCAGTGGCTATATAGATAGGGATTTCTCGCTGTAATGGTTTGGGGTAAACGGTGAGGCGATCGCATTGATAATATTGTCCATTAAATGATACATCAGTTTCATATAAAAGCTCTTGAATCAATGTCAATGCCTCTAGCATCATGGTGCGAGATTCACCCATTGGTGTGGCAAAATGCTTATTATGTTGGGGAAATGGCCCCCCTTTCGCCACACCAAATAATAATCGTCCATTGCACAAATTATCTAAGGTAGCAATATCTTCCGCCACCCTAATAGGGTTGTGGAATGGTAATAATACCGCAGCCGTCCCTAATTTGATAGTTGAAGTCACACCCGCCAAATGTGCCATCAACAGCAATATCGACGAACTAAGATTTACTTCATTAAAATGATGCTCTGTTACCCAAGCTTCTTCAAAACCTAACTTCTCCGCCTGTCGCACCAGCGCCACCTGTTCAAAAATAGCGCGGCGCGAGTCTTGGTGGTGATTTTCGTAATTGCAGAACAGTCCAGTTTTCATTATTTGCTAACGATTTTTACTTTACCTTGCTACCATCTGCAAGTCCAGCCATAGGCGTGGATCATTATCTTTTAGCTTCGATTTAGGATCTCGCAATAAGCGTTTAGCATTCATACAAACTACTTGCACCAGACCCATATTTTCAGCTATTTCTCGAAGAATTTCTTTTTCGGCTTGCACAAAAGGAAGCATTTCACTTGAACAATAAATTCCTATATATTGCAAGCGTCTAGCAGGTCGTCCCCAGAAACAGGTGATGATTTTCACATGACACCCGTCTAATAATTCCCCAACCTTTGGGTAGTAGTGACTGACGACTCTTGTGAACTCTTTAGCTAGTATATCTTCCGCAATCATTGCAATTGATATTTCTGTAGCGTACATCACGCTAACTACTATAACATATTTTTGTTAGTTAATGTTGACAAATAGCCTTATTCAACGAAAATAATCTATTTAAAAATATGTTAAAACTTTATTGTTAATTTATGGTATTTATAACCATAATTGATATTACGAATTTAGTAAATAATTCCCAAATAAAAAAATATCTCTCTGGTATATAGACAAACCAAAGAGATTAATTATTATATAAAATCACCAATTACCTAGATTTGCGCTCTGCAACTAACACTTCAGCTAGAATTTCTGGTAAATGTCCCAAATCAACAAATCCCTCAGACCCATTGATTGGAGAAACAAAAGTATAGTTAGGGTCACATTCTCCTGTGTCGTAAACTTGGATATACCATTTATCAGGAAACCCTTCTATACCCAACTCTACAATATACCAGCTTTGACCAGTTAGACGAGAATTAAAGATGGTAAACCAATCTCTGTATTCGTCTAAAATATTCCAGTCTGCCAAGAGAAACTCTAACGCTATATGTCCAGCATCAGTTGCAGTTAGTAGCATTATTACCCCTCATTTGTTCCTTCAGATTTCTGAAAATCAGGATACAATCCCAACTGTTTAGCTAACTCACGAGCTAGAAAAAATAGAAATTGTGCTCCATCTTGATTACCTTGATGAGCAAATGCGGTTGCTACTTGGACAATTGCTTCGACAAAACCAGCATCAATTAATTCTGATTGAGCTTCTAAAATTTCTGGCTCTTGACCATTAGGGCATTTTAATAACTCATCAATTAAATTAAAATATGAAATTTGGCGTTCCTGTGTTGCTTCAGTCATAATTAATTTGTTAGTTGTTAGATAAATTTACTTATTGTTCTATACTCTGCTGCCAAAGTTTTTCTAGCATTTCAATTTGTTCTTTTAAAATAGCAGCGCGGTAAAGAAGATATCTGTCATAAACAATAATTCCTAACCCAATAAATACAGGTGTTAGCAAAATGAACCATTGTAATAAGACAGCAAGTTTATACTGTTCAGCAGTCAGCAATTGATTCACGATACTCTGATCAGGATTTTGAGTGCTAACTTGAGGTGGTGCTAAGGTTTGATTTGTAGTTGCACTGAAAAGTGTAGTGTTTGCTGAATAAATCTTATTGGTTTCAAATTCTAGATTCTGTGTTTTAACGAACTCTGTATGCCTTAACCAAACTAAACTAAATACTACTAGTCCTGGAGAAAGAACGGCTAAAGTAATTAAACACACAGTGAGAACATTCAAAAGTTTGACTTTCATCTTTGCTCTCCTAGCTAGAAAAAGGGAGTAGGGAGTAGGGAGTAGGGAGTGGGTGGACAAACATTTTTATGTTCTCGTCTTTGATTAGGGTGAGGGTTTAGCTAGTAAGCTACTAATACAAAAAATATGTCATAATTTAAAAATATCGATAGTAAAAAACAAGGTATCTTTTACCTGAAAATCTGCTTTTACCTTTGAATCTAAGTTATTAATTATCAAATATATTTATAAATTAATGTTCATGATTAGCTTTTTATTGATTAAGAAGTCCCCCCTAGTTCGTTGGTTTTACCCATTGAATTTCGGGGGGTAGAGGGGAATCTCTGCGTAAATCCTATTAGTTTTATATCAGCCGACTTCCTCAACCCTAGTTTATTTGAGTCGGATCAAGATTATTAAATTTATTAGATTTGTACTCAAATTGTGAAACCTTTACAGTTGAAGAATTATAGAAATTTTTTGGGGTAGAGGGACTAGTATTTTTGGGGTGGGGTACTAGCATTGATGAAGCGGGGTTCTAGTATTCCTAAAATCAAGGTCAAAGCTAACTATGCTGCTAATAAATGTAGGTTTGTGTTTGAGTACTCTATGCTGGAAACTTGTACTCAAGCAAAATATATTTATTGGCGAGTGTATCGAGATAAGTAAAAAAGTCCCATTAAGTATTTATAAATAAGTTCAGATTTCACTATTTGGTGGTCAATAGGCTTAGAAGTTAGAAATTAGGAAAGTCAAATCTCTATAAATTTGGGAAATATGGGTAAAAAGTTTGCTTAAATACAAAGTGATGTCTACGAATCTTAGTTAATGGACGAGAGCCACAAAAATAGAGTTCCAGGTAAAGGATATATTTAATATTTTTTCACTTATAAATGTATTTAGATTTACAAAAGCAGTTTAAAGGAAAAGTGTTTAGTGAATGTTTCTAAATAGCTTATTTGTTTGGTATTTTTGTGCTTTAGTGAGAATACCTCATATATATTTTTACGCAAATTTATTTGGTAAATCAAATACATACAAGCTAATTGTTATAAGCTGATTGTTATAGAGAAACACTTGACTCTAAATTGAGGATTTTAGGAGTAGATTGATGAAAATTGCTAATGATGTAACAGAACTTATTGGCGGCACACCTTTAGTTAAGCTCAATAAGATTCCGCAAACAGAAGGAGTAGTTGCCAGAATAGTTGTCAAATTAGAAGGCATGAATCCGGCTGCTTCTGTAAAAGACCGGATTGGGGTGAGTATGATTAACTCAGCCGAGGCTGAAGGTTTAATTGCACCAGGAAAAACTATTTTAGTCGAACCCACCTCTGGTAATACAGGTATTGCTCTGGCAATGGTAGCCGCAGCGCGTGGCTACCGCTTAATTTTGACTATGCCAGAAACAATGAGCCAAGAAAGACGGGCCATGTTAAGGGCTTATGGTGCAACTTTGGAGTTGACACCTGGTACAGAAGGTATGCGGGGAGCCATTCGCAAAGCCGAAGAAATTGTGGCTAATACTCCCAATGCCTATATGTTGCAGCAGTTCCGCAACCCAGCTAACCCCAAAATTCACCGCGAAACCACAGCCGAAGAAATTTGGAATGATACCGACGGTGAAGTCGATATCGTTATTGCTGGAGTAGGTACTGGAGGAACGATTACAGGTATTGCAGAGGTAATTAAACCACGCAAACCGAGTTTCCAGGCGATCGCAGTTGAACCCAGCAATAGCCCCATCCTCTCCGGTGGACAAGCCGGGCCGCACAAAATCCAAGGTATCGGCGCAGGCTTCGTCCCTGATGTTCTCCGCCTAGAATTAGTCGATGAAGTCATCAGAGTCAGCGACGACCAAGCAATGGTCTACGGAAGGCGTTTAGCCAGAGAAGAAGGCTTATTATCTGGTATTTCCTCCGGCGCTAATTTATGCGCGGCTTTGCAGGTAGGAAAACGACCAGAAAACGCAGGCAAGTTAATTGTCATGATTCAACCTTCCTACGGCGAACGCTACCTCAGCACGCCTTTGTTTCAAGACTTGACTGCTGAAGCTGCTAGTGTGCGGTAGATGGGAGAGTGGGGAGTAGGGGGAGATGAGGGAGTGGGGGAAGTGGGGGAGATAGAGAAGTATAGTTTTAGTATCCTCCTCATCTCCCTCATCCTCCTCATCTTCTAACGATGTTCTTGTTGAGCGTGATGGTTGCAACCACCTTGATGGTCGTGGTGGTGGTCGTGGCTGTGGCCGTTACCATGACCGCAACCTTGTAAATTCTGGCTCATGAGGCTTTCGCTCATGGCGCGGAAAGATTCGTCTACGGGTTTTAAGCCAATCCAAGCGTCGATGCTTTCCACATCGAAACCAACCTCTCGGCGATCGCCTACTTGTAGTAGAGGACGGCGAATTAATAAAGGTTCTTTCAACATTAAAAATAAAGCAGTCTGTTCGTCCATTTGTTCAGGAAGTACCTCACCAGATTTTACCTGTGGTGCGGAGAGATTGAACCATTCTTTAACGGGGCGATCGCCAAAAAATGAACGCAGACGTTCCACTGTCCAAGGTTCTGTCAGCAGGTTATAAGTGATTACTTCATGACCAGCCGCAGTTAATAAGACCTTCTGACGAGTACCACCCTTACAACCGGGTTTTCCATAGAAAATCACTCTAGCCATTTGTATTTCTCCTGATAATTGGGGATGAGGGAGTGGGGGGAGATGAGGAAGAAGAATAAGAAGTAATAACTTTCTACTCAGCACTCATCACTCCCTAAAACTTTTTGACACTATGAGTTACTGCATTAAACTCAAATCTTTGTTTGGGGTCAGTTTCTCCATAGATATTGAAGGTGACAGTGGGTTCATCACCTATTGCTTGGACGCTATGAATGGCATCGGGAGTTAAGCTAATGATGTCTCCTGGTGATAGGATAATTTCTCCCGTGGGTTCGATTTTGTCTTGAGAATCTGGGGTTTTTGTGCGTCGCCAAACAGTATTTTTTTCTTGTCCTTTTAAGACTGCTACAACTCCCCAAGTTCCATGATTATGAATATTAGAACGAGTTCCAGGTGCAAATGTTACTGTTTGCACAGTCAATGGAAAACCTAATTCATCGTATAGGAGAACAACAGAGGTTCCTGTAGTTGGGGAAGGCTCTAAATACTGACTTCGCACCCAGTACGAATTTACAATCAAGCGTCTCACGAGCATTCGGATTTCGGGTAAACGAGTTGATTCATCGCTTACCCCACTCAGAACATCTTCCATATCAGTTAAAAACCGATACAGACGATAATTCTCTTGTAATAAATCCCAACTTCTCGCTGATTTACACACTTGATATTGACCGTCTCCAGTCAGGAGCCAATCCCTACCTTGCATGATATTTAAACACTCAGTTAATAATTGTTGCTAGGAAAGACAATAATGGGAGCATTAACTCTGGGAAGCTCCTCATTTGGTAAGACAGGAACAACAATTCTGGAGGGAAGTAAGTCGTTATTACTATTAGGAGATGTGGATAAAGATTTAGAGGAAGATGCAGTAAAAAATGAGAAAATGTTCATGGTTGTTAACTGGTAACTGTTGAGTGTTGAATGATAACGGATAACTGTTCACTTTTAACTGAATCAATCATCTTCTTCTGCTGGGCGTGTCAAAACATCCAGGAGGATTCCTGCTCCGAAATCATGCTTGTCATCAATTTCCTTGACTCTCATGCTGATTTCCTTAGCTCGCTCGATTTCCCCTAACTTAGCTAATACTAATCCTGCGGCTGCATAAGCGTTCAAGTACAACCTGATTTGAGATTCTTCCCGCCGATTGATTAGTACAGGTTTAAGCTGATCCCATTCATCAGGAAATTTCTCTGATTTTTTAATTTTATCTAATAATTCGTAACTTGTTTGTAATGCCAAGGAATAATTATTTTTATAGTAGAAAAACCTATAAGCTGCTACTAATACATCGGTATTTCCTCCAGTTTTGCTCAGAGCTTCTTGAATATACTTTTCTGATTCTGAAGTGTTTTCCCAATTCTGTGCTGCTAAAATTAATAACTTTTTGATATCTTCTGAAACTTGGAACCAGGAAAATTTGTTGGTGTTGGTATGCAAAATGACCTCCTTGGTAATTGGTAATTGGGAATTGGTAATTGCTAATTGGAAGAACTATTACCTATTACCCATTACCTATTACCCATTACAAAATGTTGAGGATGTAAACTAAGGTGAATAGAATAATCCAGATGATGTCTACGAAGTGCCAGTAAATTTCTGCCATTTCGATGCCGATGTGTTTAGTTGCAGAATAATGACCAGGACGACGCGATCGCCACAATACACCTAAAATCAGTAACAGTCCGATAAATACGTGCAGTCCGTGGAACCCAGTCATGATATAGAAGCAGTTAGCGAAGACATTGGTGGTCAAACCATAGCCTAAATTCTGGTACTCATACACCTGACCAGCTAAGAAAACCGCTCCCATAATTGCGGTGACGAGATACCAAAACCGCATTCCCCAGACATTACCCTTCTTAATCGCCATATCACCGAAATGAATGACGAAGCTACTAGACACCAGAATAATTGTATTAATCGTCGGGACAAATAACTCTACCTCTGTTCCCTCCGGCGGCCACACCTCTGTAGACCCGCGAAAAAACAGATAGGTGGCAAAAAATCCGCCAAACATCAAAGATTCGGAAATCAGGAAAGTCAACAATCCCCAAACTCTTAAATCTGGATGCGCCTCATGTCCGCCATGATCCTCATGCGCCGTTACAACAGTCATATTTACTTCTCCCATCAAGTTTTTCCTGACCTCTCCCCTACAAGGAGCTACGGTGTACACACATCTTTGTGCTGGGTGCAAAATGTGGTTTGATCCCCCTAAATCCCCCTTCATAAGGGGGACTTTGATTTTTGTTCCCCCTTTTTTAAAGGGGGTTAGGGGGGTATCAAAACGTTATGGGGCAAGGTTGATCAGACTTGTGTGTACACGGTAGCCTACAAGGAGAGGAGAATTTACTTTATTAATTCCCCTTCCCTGGCAAGGAAGGGGGTTAGGGGGTTAGGTCTCCAACACACCCACTTCCGCCGAATGACCATAGTCATAAGGCCCATGATTCACCACAGGCAAAACTTCCCAATTCTCCACCAAAGGAGGGGAACTAGTAGTCCATTCCAAGCTCAAAGCTTCCCAAGGATTATCACCAGCCAATTCTCCCTTGCTCCAACTCCAGATCACATTGATCGCAAAAGGAATCACTGATAAACCCAAAATAAACGCCCCGATAGTGCAAAGCACATTCAAATCAACAAACTGGGGGTCATACATCGCCACCCGGCGAGGCATACCTTGTAAACCCAACTTGTGCATTGGTAAGAAAGTCAAGTTAGTTCCCACCAAGGTCAAAGCAAAGTGAATCCGACCCCAAACTTCGTTTAACTTGCGTCCGGTCATTTTGGGGAACCAGTGATAAATCCCGGCATAAATCCCAAACACAGAACCACCAAACAAGACATAGTGGAAGTGCGCCACTACATAATATGTGTCGTGAACGTGGACATCAAAGGGTGCTGTACCCATCGTTACGCCGCTTAAGCCGCCCATCACAAACATAGACAGCAAGCCAACAGCGAACAACATCGCACTAGTAAAGCGAATCTTACCACCCCATAAGGTTGCGACCCAACCGAAAATCTTCACACCAGTAGGAACAGCAACAATCAAGGTAGAGATAGTGAAGAACATCCGCATCCAGCCGGGTGTACCACTGGTAAACATGTGGTGAACCCAGACGAACAAGCCGACGACGCAGATAGCTACACTAGAATAAGCGATCGCCTTATAGCCAAAAATTGGCTTCCGCGCATGAACGGGAATTACTTCGGACATGATGCCGAAGATAGGCAGAATCATTAAATATACTGCCGGGTGAGAGTAGAACCAGAACAAGTGTTGATAGATGATGACGTTACCGCCAGCATCTGGTTTGAAGAAGGAAGTACCAAAGTTGAGGTCAAATAATAGCAACACCAAACCCGCAGCTAACACTGGTGTAGATAGTAGTGCTAGTAC
Above is a genomic segment from Nostoc sp. MS1 containing:
- a CDS encoding cupin, with translation MQGRDWLLTGDGQYQVCKSARSWDLLQENYRLYRFLTDMEDVLSGVSDESTRLPEIRMLVRRLIVNSYWVRSQYLEPSPTTGTSVVLLYDELGFPLTVQTVTFAPGTRSNIHNHGTWGVVAVLKGQEKNTVWRRTKTPDSQDKIEPTGEIILSPGDIISLTPDAIHSVQAIGDEPTVTFNIYGETDPKQRFEFNAVTHSVKKF
- a CDS encoding heme-copper oxidase subunit III; the protein is MTVVTAHEDHGGHEAHPDLRVWGLLTFLISESLMFGGFFATYLFFRGSTEVWPPEGTEVELFVPTINTIILVSSSFVIHFGDMAIKKGNVWGMRFWYLVTAIMGAVFLAGQVYEYQNLGYGLTTNVFANCFYIMTGFHGLHVFIGLLLILGVLWRSRRPGHYSATKHIGIEMAEIYWHFVDIIWIILFTLVYILNIL
- the ctaD gene encoding cytochrome c oxidase subunit I, translating into MTRVEFPPHLPPDDNESKNLVVGHTLHLPAWKWRDYFTFNVDHKVIGIQYLVTAFVFYLIGGLMAIALRTELATPDADFIDPNLYNAFMTNHGTIMIFLWIVPSAIGGFGNYLIPLMIGARDMAFPKLNAIAFWLNPPAGLLLLLSFIFGGSQSGWTAYPPLSLVTAPMAQTLWILAIVLVGTSSILGSVNFVVTILMMKVPSMKWDQLPLFCWAILATSVLALLSTPVLAAGLVLLLFDLNFGTSFFKPDAGGNVIIYQHLFWFYSHPAVYLMILPIFGIMSEVIPVHARKPIFGYKAIAYSSVAICVVGLFVWVHHMFTSGTPGWMRMFFTISTLIVAVPTGVKIFGWVATLWGGKIRFTSAMLFAVGLLSMFVMGGLSGVTMGTAPFDVHVHDTYYVVAHFHYVLFGGSVFGIYAGIYHWFPKMTGRKLNEVWGRIHFALTLVGTNLTFLPMHKLGLQGMPRRVAMYDPQFVDLNVLCTIGAFILGLSVIPFAINVIWSWSKGELAGDNPWEALSLEWTTSSPPLVENWEVLPVVNHGPYDYGHSAEVGVLET